A genomic window from Paenibacillus sp. FSL K6-0276 includes:
- a CDS encoding HAMP domain-containing methyl-accepting chemotaxis protein — MKISTWLKTMSGVFIFLTVLNGISIYNLQKSVAQERVTVKRQAEFKQLGIDLANSSDYLTNEARAFVQFGDKVHYDNYWKEVNETKTRDHVVERLTELGAPKEELDLISQSKQNSDALVKTENAAMKAVEGKDFTKARELMFDSNYDANKKTIMEPQQQFQQKMNIRAENEANTAKQEASLMLTITVLLLIITFLALLAIFIIIFVKLRPLKLVNEKIAEIAQSGGDLTGRLDYSGKDEIGEISKSLNAMLETLQSIIKDVSDTSRSVLSSSSKLVENTKETASATEEITRQGASIERGATTSVQSTLDASHAINEMSTGVQRVAESAEDLANAAIETEKEAASGVNFIQQVSEQMAQISDSVSSTVEIVSNLKERSSHIEKIVSAITEISSQTNLLALNASIEAARAGEHGRGFSVVASEIRKLSEHSSTSVGQIFGLLQDIVKDSQETERAMQQVTGEVLTGQKKMEEAIESFENILKSTQRVAFQVHEVSAISEQMAAGSEEIAASVTEMATVAEASLTGVKAVNDMTAKQNSLVQEVASLTNMLSKDSRSLEALVMKFKV, encoded by the coding sequence ATGAAGATTTCTACCTGGCTTAAGACGATGAGTGGAGTTTTTATTTTTCTGACAGTCCTGAACGGAATTAGTATTTATAACCTTCAAAAGAGCGTAGCTCAGGAACGCGTCACTGTAAAAAGGCAAGCAGAATTTAAGCAGTTAGGTATCGATTTAGCCAACTCCTCGGACTATTTGACGAACGAAGCAAGAGCTTTCGTGCAGTTCGGAGATAAAGTCCACTATGACAACTATTGGAAGGAAGTAAATGAGACCAAAACGAGAGATCATGTAGTGGAGAGATTAACTGAATTGGGTGCGCCCAAAGAAGAGCTGGATCTTATATCACAGTCAAAACAAAATTCGGATGCTCTTGTCAAAACGGAAAATGCGGCAATGAAAGCTGTGGAAGGCAAAGATTTTACCAAAGCCCGGGAGCTCATGTTTGACAGCAATTACGATGCAAACAAAAAGACCATCATGGAGCCGCAGCAGCAGTTTCAACAAAAGATGAATATTAGAGCGGAAAATGAAGCAAACACTGCAAAGCAAGAAGCAAGCTTGATGCTTACGATAACTGTGCTTTTGCTTATAATTACATTCCTGGCATTACTTGCAATATTTATTATTATTTTTGTTAAGTTGAGACCGCTTAAGTTAGTTAATGAAAAAATCGCCGAAATTGCGCAGAGCGGGGGTGATCTAACCGGAAGACTGGATTACTCCGGCAAGGATGAAATCGGAGAAATCTCGAAATCTTTAAATGCTATGTTGGAAACCCTGCAATCCATTATTAAAGATGTCAGTGATACCTCCCGTAGTGTATTGAGTTCGTCGAGTAAACTGGTTGAAAATACGAAAGAAACTGCAAGTGCGACGGAGGAAATTACGAGACAGGGAGCCAGTATTGAGCGAGGGGCGACAACATCCGTGCAAAGCACACTTGATGCTTCTCATGCAATCAATGAAATGTCTACAGGTGTGCAGCGTGTCGCTGAATCCGCGGAGGATCTTGCTAATGCCGCAATTGAGACGGAGAAAGAAGCAGCAAGCGGCGTGAACTTTATACAGCAAGTTAGCGAGCAGATGGCCCAAATTAGCGATTCTGTAAGTTCAACAGTAGAAATTGTATCTAATTTGAAAGAACGCTCTTCTCATATTGAGAAAATTGTTAGTGCCATCACGGAAATATCGAGTCAGACGAATTTGCTTGCGTTAAATGCTTCAATCGAAGCGGCAAGAGCAGGCGAACATGGAAGAGGCTTCTCGGTAGTGGCCAGCGAAATCCGAAAATTATCAGAGCATTCCTCTACTTCAGTAGGGCAAATATTCGGATTGCTGCAAGATATTGTGAAAGACTCTCAAGAAACTGAACGTGCGATGCAGCAAGTGACGGGAGAAGTATTGACGGGCCAAAAGAAGATGGAAGAAGCAATCGAATCCTTTGAAAACATTTTGAAATCCACTCAGAGAGTAGCTTTCCAAGTTCACGAGGTTTCTGCGATCAGCGAACAAATGGCGGCAGGCTCAGAAGAAATTGCAGCATCTGTTACCGAAATGGCAACTGTAGCTGAAGCATCGCTTACAGGAGTTAAAGCTGTGAACGATATGACAGCCAAGCAAAACTCTTTAGTTCAGGAGGTTGCTTCACTTACTAACATGCTTAGCAAAGATTCTCGAAGCTTGGAGGCTCTCGTGATGAAGTTTAAAGTGTAA